A single region of the Mercenaria mercenaria strain notata chromosome 6, MADL_Memer_1, whole genome shotgun sequence genome encodes:
- the LOC123549261 gene encoding multiple epidermal growth factor-like domains protein 10 isoform X2 — translation MMEVNVGYVFLFVFLFFNGKCIIKACERGFWGSDCQNICETNCASYCDQLTGACLGCKTGYWDTYCNKECPENCSSSCYSQGKCYSCKNGWYGSTCNSSCPTNCEICNKYSGLCSLCAADYWGESCENICDKNCLKCSISSGDCESCKPGYWNSSCNEKCNGVNCEICSTKSGECQVCRSGLWGDNCQNTCGKCFSMKCGKTDGRCEKCQEGFAGANCTTPCESVNCRYYTCNTAEFSCRTCKSGFWGAFCNETCASNCSSSCDRNNGLCSSCKLGFWGDFCNKTCSQTCLSSSCNKNNGECSSCKYGFWGAFCNETCSKTCSSSSCNKHDGKCSSCKSGFWGEAFCNETCAKNCSSSCDRNNGHCSSCKLGFWGAFCNKACSQTCSSSSCNKNNGECSSCKSGFWGAFCNKTCSQTCSSSSCNKNNGECSSCKSGFWGAFCNKTCSQTCSSSSCNKNNGECSSCKSGFWGLHCNELCNKNCLSSCNQQSGACKGCKQGSWGQLCESECNRTCYFNQCNQNSGECTSCLPDSWGPFCENTCKKYCAWNCNRYTGDCTCRNRYWSQDCSRLCNDSNCEVCSKTNGLCTKCQLGYWGTNCEYTCRSERCLECNRNTGFCSKCHPGRWGLYCNNICRDECPCCSISNGACLFSCPVSESEGSTQGIHAATVIIAVVVSVVVVAAAVGVYTFIKYRYLKQKKRQKETENVSGPSGAEMTESPSAAACTREHVYCNVQSTAVDTSAVHIYEQLRK, via the exons ATGATGGAAGTAAACGTTGGTTATGTATTTTTATtcgttttcttattttttaacg GCAAGTGTATCATCAAAGCATGTGAAAGAGGCTTTTGGGGGAGTGACTGTCAGAACATTTGCGAAACAAATTGTGCGAGTTATTGTGATCAGTTAACTGGGGCTTGTCTCGGTTGTAAAACTGGCTATTGGGATACTTACTGTAATAAGGAATGTCCAGAAAATTGCAGCAGTTCGTGTTATAGTCAGGGAAAATGTTATAGCTGTAAAAATGGTTGGTACGGTTCAACGTGCAATTCATCTTGTCCAACAAACTGTGAAATTTGTAATAAATACAGTGGTTTATGTTCCTTGTGTGCCGCAGATTACTGGGGAGAATCATGTGAAAACATCTGCGATAAAAACTGCTTGAAGTGTTCCATTTCCAGCGGTGATTGCGAAAGTTGTAAACCTGGGTACTGGAATAGTTcttgtaatgaaaaatgcaacggGGTTAATTGTGAAATTTGTAGTACAAAATCAGGCGAATGTCAAGTTTGCAGATCTGGACTTTGGGGGGACAATTGTCAGAATACTTGTGGGAAATGCTTTTCAATGAAATGTGGCAAAACTGATGGACGCTGTGAAAAATGCCAAGAAGGATTTGCCGGTGCAAACTGTACGACTCCGTGTGAATCTGTAAACTGCAGGTACTACACATGTAATACTGCCGAATTTTCTTGCCGAACATGTAAGTCTGGTTTCTGGGGAGCATTTTGCAATGAAACATGTGCCAGCAATTGTTCCTCAAGCTGTGATAGAAATAATGGACTTTGCAGCAGTTGCAAACTGGGATTCTGGGGCGACTTTTGCAATAAAACATGCAGTCAAACTTGTTTGTCAAGTAGCTGCAACAAAAATAATGGCGAATGTAGTAGTTGCAAATATGGTTTCTGGGGAGCATTTTGCAATGAAACATGCAGCAAAACTTGTTCTTCAAGCAGCTGCAACAAACATGATGGCAAATGCAGCAGCTGCAAGTCTGGATTCTGGGGAGAAGCATTTTGCAATGAAACATGTGCCAAAAATTGTTCCTCAAGCTGCGATAGAAATAATGGACATTGCAGCAGTTGCAAACTTGGTTTCTGGGGAGCCTTTTGCAACAAAGCATGCAGTCAAACTTGTTCATCAAGTAGCTGCAACAAAAATAATGGCGAATGCAGCAGTTGCAAGTCTGGATTCTGGGGAGCCTTTTGCAATAAAACATGCAGTCAAACTTGTTCATCAAGTAGCTGCAACAAAAATAATGGAGAATGCAGCAGTTGCAAGTCTGGATTCTGGGGAGCCTTTTGCAATAAAACATGCAGTCAAACTTGTTCATCAAGTAGCTGCAACAAAAATAATGGAGAATGCAGCAGTTGCAAGTCTGGATTCTGGGGATTACATTGTAATGAACTATGCAACAAAAACTGTTTGTCCAGTTGTAATCAACAAAGCGGTGCGTGTAAAGGATGCAAACAAGGTTCTTGGGGCCAATTATGTGAAAGTGAATGTAACCGCACATGTTATTTTAACCAATGTAACCAAAATTCAGGTGAGTGTACCAGTTGCCTACCGGACAGTTGGGGACCATTTtgtgaaaatacatgtaagaaaTACTGCGCATGGAATTGTAATAGATATACAGGAGACTGTACCTGTAGAAATAGATACTGGAGTCAAGATTGCAGTAGACTTTGCAATGACTCAAACTGCGAAGTTTGCTCCAAAACAAACGGGCTGTGTACAAAGTGCCAGCTAGGCTATTGGGGAACTAACTGTGAATATACATGTAGGTCAGAAAGATGCCTTGAATGCAATAGGAATACCGGGTTTTGCAGCAAATGTCACCCAGGACGGTGGGGACTGTATTGCAATAACATTTGCAGAGATGAATGCCCCTGTTGCAGTATCAGTAATGGAGCCTGCCTGTTTTCATGTCCTGTTTCCG agAGTGAGGGTTCAACACAGGGAATACATGCTGCAACAGTTATTATTGCTGTAGTCGTCAGTGTAGTTGTAGTTGCTGCAGCTGTTGGTGTATACAccttcataaaatacag ATATCTTAAACAAAAGAAGCGGCAGAAAGAAACGGAGAATGTATCAG GACCTTCTGGAGCAGAAATGACAGAGAGCCCGAGTGCAGCTGCATGTACAAGGGAACACGTGTACTGTAATGTGCAATCCACTGCAGTTGACACATCAGCAGTGCATATATACGAGCAATTGAGAAAATGA
- the LOC123549261 gene encoding multiple epidermal growth factor-like domains protein 10 isoform X1 has protein sequence MMEVNVGYVFLFVFLFFNGKCIIKACERGFWGSDCQNICETNCASYCDQLTGACLGCKTGYWDTYCNKECPENCSSSCYSQGKCYSCKNGWYGSTCNSSCPTNCEICNKYSGLCSLCAADYWGESCENICDKNCLKCSISSGDCESCKPGYWNSSCNEKCNGVNCEICSTKSGECQVCRSGLWGDNCQNTCGKCFSMKCGKTDGRCEKCQEGFAGANCTTPCESVNCRYYTCNTAEFSCRTCKSGFWGAFCNETCASNCSSSCDRNNGLCSSCKLGFWGDFCNKTCSQTCLSSSCNKNNGECSSCKYGFWGAFCNETCSKTCSSSSCNKHDGKCSSCKSGFWGEAFCNETCAKNCSSSCDRNNGHCSSCKLGFWGAFCNKACSQTCSSSSCNKNNGECSSCKSGFWGAFCNKTCSQTCSSSSCNKNNGECSSCKSGFWGAFCNKTCSQTCSSSSCNKNNGECSSCKSGFWGLHCNELCNKNCLSSCNQQSGACKGCKQGSWGQLCESECNRTCYFNQCNQNSGECTSCLPDSWGPFCENTCKKYCAWNCNRYTGDCTCRNRYWSQDCSRLCNDSNCEVCSKTNGLCTKCQLGYWGTNCEYTCRSERCLECNRNTGFCSKCHPGRWGLYCNNICRDECPCCSISNGACLFSCPVSESEGSTQGIHAATVIIAVVVSVVVVAAAVGVYTFIKYRYLKQKKRQKETENVSVAGPSGAEMTESPSAAACTREHVYCNVQSTAVDTSAVHIYEQLRK, from the exons ATGATGGAAGTAAACGTTGGTTATGTATTTTTATtcgttttcttattttttaacg GCAAGTGTATCATCAAAGCATGTGAAAGAGGCTTTTGGGGGAGTGACTGTCAGAACATTTGCGAAACAAATTGTGCGAGTTATTGTGATCAGTTAACTGGGGCTTGTCTCGGTTGTAAAACTGGCTATTGGGATACTTACTGTAATAAGGAATGTCCAGAAAATTGCAGCAGTTCGTGTTATAGTCAGGGAAAATGTTATAGCTGTAAAAATGGTTGGTACGGTTCAACGTGCAATTCATCTTGTCCAACAAACTGTGAAATTTGTAATAAATACAGTGGTTTATGTTCCTTGTGTGCCGCAGATTACTGGGGAGAATCATGTGAAAACATCTGCGATAAAAACTGCTTGAAGTGTTCCATTTCCAGCGGTGATTGCGAAAGTTGTAAACCTGGGTACTGGAATAGTTcttgtaatgaaaaatgcaacggGGTTAATTGTGAAATTTGTAGTACAAAATCAGGCGAATGTCAAGTTTGCAGATCTGGACTTTGGGGGGACAATTGTCAGAATACTTGTGGGAAATGCTTTTCAATGAAATGTGGCAAAACTGATGGACGCTGTGAAAAATGCCAAGAAGGATTTGCCGGTGCAAACTGTACGACTCCGTGTGAATCTGTAAACTGCAGGTACTACACATGTAATACTGCCGAATTTTCTTGCCGAACATGTAAGTCTGGTTTCTGGGGAGCATTTTGCAATGAAACATGTGCCAGCAATTGTTCCTCAAGCTGTGATAGAAATAATGGACTTTGCAGCAGTTGCAAACTGGGATTCTGGGGCGACTTTTGCAATAAAACATGCAGTCAAACTTGTTTGTCAAGTAGCTGCAACAAAAATAATGGCGAATGTAGTAGTTGCAAATATGGTTTCTGGGGAGCATTTTGCAATGAAACATGCAGCAAAACTTGTTCTTCAAGCAGCTGCAACAAACATGATGGCAAATGCAGCAGCTGCAAGTCTGGATTCTGGGGAGAAGCATTTTGCAATGAAACATGTGCCAAAAATTGTTCCTCAAGCTGCGATAGAAATAATGGACATTGCAGCAGTTGCAAACTTGGTTTCTGGGGAGCCTTTTGCAACAAAGCATGCAGTCAAACTTGTTCATCAAGTAGCTGCAACAAAAATAATGGCGAATGCAGCAGTTGCAAGTCTGGATTCTGGGGAGCCTTTTGCAATAAAACATGCAGTCAAACTTGTTCATCAAGTAGCTGCAACAAAAATAATGGAGAATGCAGCAGTTGCAAGTCTGGATTCTGGGGAGCCTTTTGCAATAAAACATGCAGTCAAACTTGTTCATCAAGTAGCTGCAACAAAAATAATGGAGAATGCAGCAGTTGCAAGTCTGGATTCTGGGGATTACATTGTAATGAACTATGCAACAAAAACTGTTTGTCCAGTTGTAATCAACAAAGCGGTGCGTGTAAAGGATGCAAACAAGGTTCTTGGGGCCAATTATGTGAAAGTGAATGTAACCGCACATGTTATTTTAACCAATGTAACCAAAATTCAGGTGAGTGTACCAGTTGCCTACCGGACAGTTGGGGACCATTTtgtgaaaatacatgtaagaaaTACTGCGCATGGAATTGTAATAGATATACAGGAGACTGTACCTGTAGAAATAGATACTGGAGTCAAGATTGCAGTAGACTTTGCAATGACTCAAACTGCGAAGTTTGCTCCAAAACAAACGGGCTGTGTACAAAGTGCCAGCTAGGCTATTGGGGAACTAACTGTGAATATACATGTAGGTCAGAAAGATGCCTTGAATGCAATAGGAATACCGGGTTTTGCAGCAAATGTCACCCAGGACGGTGGGGACTGTATTGCAATAACATTTGCAGAGATGAATGCCCCTGTTGCAGTATCAGTAATGGAGCCTGCCTGTTTTCATGTCCTGTTTCCG agAGTGAGGGTTCAACACAGGGAATACATGCTGCAACAGTTATTATTGCTGTAGTCGTCAGTGTAGTTGTAGTTGCTGCAGCTGTTGGTGTATACAccttcataaaatacag ATATCTTAAACAAAAGAAGCGGCAGAAAGAAACGGAGAATGTATCAG TTGCAGGACCTTCTGGAGCAGAAATGACAGAGAGCCCGAGTGCAGCTGCATGTACAAGGGAACACGTGTACTGTAATGTGCAATCCACTGCAGTTGACACATCAGCAGTGCATATATACGAGCAATTGAGAAAATGA